Part of the Arvicanthis niloticus isolate mArvNil1 chromosome 3, mArvNil1.pat.X, whole genome shotgun sequence genome is shown below.
TGGCTGGGTGTGGGGCAAATAGCCAAGATTTGCCGCCCCACCCACCTTTTGTAGTTCCTCCTTACGTTTTCAGGAATAGATGGCAGGCTGGCAGCATCGGGAGCCACAAAACAAGAAAGCTAGTGGGGATAAGAGGATCGATTCAGTCTGCGTGGGTGGCAGTGACCTCCAGCACAGCCTGAGGGCCTCAGCTCCACTCACCAGCTTGCTGTTTCCCAGGACAGGAGGCAAGATCCCAGATTCGCTCCAGACAGTGGTGTTGCTGTCCTGGGGGACAGAAGTAACTGTGGTTCCCCAGGCTGGCTCTCAGCCTTCATCGCCAACAAGAAGCCAGCATCAAAGACCTGGGAGCTACTCACCATCTCTGGTCCCCCTGAAAACCGGGATCCAAAAACTGGGTGTTGCTGCAGGTTTTGTAGGAGCTCTTCAGCCTCGCTGACCTGAGGAACGCAGGGTCAGTGCTGGAGGGACAATTTGGGATTTTGagggtctctctctgaatgaGGTGAGACCTGGCACATCAGAGAGGTGATGGAGAGGCTGGGGTGGGGACTGAAGGTGGGGCTGGTCTCACTTGGTTCTGGGCTAGGAGGTCCCCCACAGTATTGAGAATCTTGTAGAACACTTCAAACCAGGGAaagtggctggagagagagagagagagaaggggaagggtcAGAGTCTAGAAAGTGCCCCTGAGGGATCTGATACTTTTAtaaattgtttgagaattttgtgCATGCAGActatgtgttttcatgtatgcatactatgtgttttgatcaaatctatTCCCATAGCCACCacttcaacccccccccccccaactttccTCTTTCAATTTCTTGTGCTGTTTTCTAAACCCACTGAAccagccaggtgtagtggtgcatgcctttaattcctagCTGTCAGGATCtgttggagtttgaggccagcctgttttatataatagtttcaggccagccagggctacttagtgagagagaccttgtctcacccCCTGCCCCAGGACCCCCCAAAAGCCCCACTGAGTCCACTTAGTGCTGTCTGTAAGTACATGGGTATAGAACCATTCACAGGAGCATAGCAAACCACTGAAGAGACCCAGTGTGCCCCACCCAGGCGGCCATCAGTTCCACAGTCAGCCATGCAGGGTTTTGTTTGGCTTGATGTTGTGCAGATCTTGAGCCTCTGTGCCTTCATGGGCACAGGCCCTGTCATGTCCAGGGGACACTGTTTCATTCTGGTGCTTCTGACCTGTAACTCTAAgagtctttcctttttttttttttttttttttttttttttttttttttttttttttttttttttttttggtttttcaagacagggtttctctgtgtagctctggctgtcctggacctcactctgtagaccaggctggcctcgaactcagaaatcctgcctctgcctcccgagtgctgggattaaaggggtgcgccaccactgcccggctctaagAGTCTTTCCGCCTCACCACTTCCAAGACGATCCCTCAGCCTCATGTGGAGGGGTGTGTCCCATTGCAGGCTGAGTGCTTCTCGGGCCTCCATGTCACCCACCTGAGGATACAGAGGCAACTCCATGCACCAGCTCGCAGGCGGCAGAAGCCATATCTGCGGTTGCCCACCAGATCCGTGAGGGCGAAGGTGAAATGCTGCACAGCAGGGCTGGGCGgctccctggggggggggggggaagggctcTGCTGGAGACTGGACGTCTGTTTTCTGACTTCCTTGATCCCCGATCCTCCTATCACGCTTGGGTCCAcaggggacccaagtttggttcccagcactaaCACTGTGCCTCACAACGCACGTAACTCCAAGTTTGGGGGGATCTGATACTTTCTTTTGACCTCCCTAGGCACCAGGTATGCAGGTggtgtgcacagacatatgtgcaggcaaaacacccatacgcaGGAAAGAAATGCtcacataacaaaagaaaaaggtgtATAGTTTCTGGAAAACGACACTTGAGGTCTGCCTCTGGCCTACACATTCAGCTGCCCACCCATGAACACACATACTCAACACTCATGAACTCTGAGTCCCCTCTGAGGGACCACCTAGCTTTCTTTGTCCTTCAGTTCTTGGGTCTTTGGGTCCCTGTGCCTATAATTCTTTAGTCATTAAAGTCCTGCTTCAGGTCCCAAAGAGTGTGTGTGTCCCCACCTCTCCGTCCCCTCCATACCTTTCTATGTCAAAGGGGAAACAAAACCTGGGTACCATCTGCATGGCTTCCTAGAGAGGGAAGAAGCGTTAGCACACCAGTCCTCGTGGATTTGCCCCTCAATTCAGGGTTCAAGGCCCACGGCCCTTCTCTCTGCTGGACCAGCCCTGGGATGCCTTCTTCATATCTACCTGTTCCTGGAAGTCTGGAGGGAACTGCCGCAGGATGGGGGGGTCTGCAGGGAGGAGCAACTGCTGAGCTTGTGACCTCAcacctcctccccatctctccagccccagattccCCAACTTACCCTCCTCCAGGGTGTTGGGGCGGCCAGCTTCGAAGAACCAGTCAAACACGGCAGGGGGATGCCTTCTGTGGACCAtaaggcttgtgtgtgtgtgttctgagtcTGCATCTGTGTGCTTCTGTTTGTGTGTTCCCTATGTGTGTAACTAGGTGCGTTGGTGTGGACACCCTGAGGGGTGGAGTCAGGTGTAAATACTGCTGAAgtatgaagagaagaaaaaagagagaaaaccagCGTGGTGGCCATACCCTTAACCCCCCAGGCAAAGgcgggtagatctctgtgagttcaaggcttgcctggtctacatatgagTTCCAGGTTAGTCAGGACTACATACTGAGATCCTGTTTCCAAAGAGAGggctagagacagacagaggagagagaaggcagggggagacagaaagagacagagagacagggagatagggaaggagggagagagagaaagggtagcAAGAGGAGTCAGAGATAGAGGCATGCCTGTGACAATGTGTCTGCCTATAACAAGCACTTGTATAAAAAGAACATACTTATGATTCTTTCTGGTGCCTGCCCCTTGAATCTGTGGGGTAGAACTGCAGAATCTCGTGTGTATTGTGTGAGtactgtctcttctctccctgtgccTTGAGCATATTTAAGGCTTGTCCTTGTGTCTCTGTGGAAGATTTTGTGGGGCCCACACttagcagagaaagaagagcaaggTGTCCTGGCATTGAACTGCAAGCCCCACAGCCTGCCCTTCCCCGCTGTCTGCTGCATCTAGCAGAAGATGCTGAGGTCTTAGCTTTCAGAAATCAAGGGAGGTGACTGACTTGCCGCCGATACCTTATCCTACCCGGTTACACACACCACTCTTACACGGGCTCCTCCAGCATCTCGTTGTATGGACGCAAGGCACCCATGAGTCCCTCACTAAGGTTGACAGTTTCCCAGCCCACCCTCTCACACCTCACCTCACCGCTGACTGACTATCCCCTCCTGGAAACCACCTTCCTAAAACCTCCACCCTTACTGGGGTGTCACGCTCCTAAAATTCGTGGTTTCATTACAAGATCCAGAGCCAGGAAAATTGAAGAGGGACTATGCATGGCCTGAACAGGTCCCTGAGTGGCCACCGTGGTCAGCGGGTGGCCCCTCCCCTGCTATAGCCCCAGATaccatgctttttgttttctgccCCTCCCCAACGCCCCCTCCCCGGCTCAGGTCTGGCTATCTTGCTGCATAGGATGGAGGGAAGACAGTTCTTACGTCTCTGCGGATCCCATGGTCTTGGCAGGGCTGGACCAGCTGGGCCCTTTCCCCTAGGGCTCCTGGGGCTGGGGGAGCCTGTGTTTGCTTGGGGCTGGGCCCCTGATCTGCTCAGTTTCCTGTGTGGCTGAGAGAGGAAGTTTAACAGGGTGACGTCCTTGATGAAGGAGGCCCTGCCCCCACCCCGTGTGAGGAACTCAGGCGTCCGGGCTTCATAGCCTAGATGGGGACAAGGTCTGTGGGAAGCAGGGCCAGGTTGGGAGGTCCAGCTTCACCCTTATGGTCCCCATGGCCACACCCAGACCCTTTCTTTCTGAGTCCTCTGAGTATTGAAAGTCTGTGAAGACCACCGCCATCATTTCCCTGTGttgtttctctgtttcatttACAAGGGGCAGCTGCACTGAAGGGCAAAAGAGGCTGACAGAAGTTGACAGCTGGGGTCACACAGGAATCCTGATGGAAATGCAACAGAGGCTCCGAACCCAGGtaaggtgtgcatgcacatgggcacacacaggtgtgcacagacacacacacctctcactGATAGATCACAGAATTGActgaagacaggcagacaggcccAGGTATTACCAAATTTAGAGTGCCATCTGTACCCCAAGAAGTTAACTTCAGGGCactggagacatggttcagtaGTTGAGTGCATGTACTGGTATTGcagtgtggtggcttgaatatgcttggcccagggaaggTCACTGTTAGGAAgtgatgtggccctgttggactCCTCCAGCTGTGTCGCTgaaggggtgggctttgagacccttctcctagctgcctgaaagaagacagtcttctcttgactgtctttggatcaagatggagaactcctGGCTCCctctcctgcatcatgcctgcctgctatgcttccaccttgatgataatggactgaaccctctgaagctgtaagccagcaccaattaaatgttttcctaagagttgccttggtcatggtgtctcttcacagcaatggaaaccctaagtaaCACACAGGATGGAAATGATGAACCACATGGGTGGTTCACAGCCTCAGctccagtggatctgatgcctctggcttccagatACCCATTCACacaattacaaataaaatcaatataatgttgaaaaacaattaaaaaaaaaagtcttcagtgTGGCTTCCCATCCTTGAGAAGCCAATTagctacacctttaatcctagctctcaggaggcagaggcaggcagagctttgtgagttcagggccagcctgggctacacagtgagttccaggacaacctggaactttctatatagGGAGATCTGTTccaaaaacaccaaaaccaaaaccaaacaaaatgcaGAAGAAGATGCATTCAGTGTGGCCACACTGGAAAGAgggaccaaaataaataaataaataaataaataaataaataaataaaaaataaaaaaaaatccagcaaccTTCAGGTCTGTCTTATCAAGGTGGGCTATGTTGAATAAGTCTTACTTGATTTGTTAGAGTAAGACTGGTCACAGTATGCATGTTCCTGGTGTGCAAGTGGCTTATCTGGCTTATCTTACACCACAGAGTTGCTCTGGTCTAACCTGGTCTCTTTGGTTCTGCAATCCCTGTACCCCACCACTCCAGGAGTTGATCTTCAGAGGCCCTCTTCCACCCTGTGGGCCTCTCCACTCCCTAGCTGCACTCAGAGAAGAAACTGAATCAACAGAAAGCCACATCAAAGCAGTGACTCATTTATTGATGGAGGGTCAGCAGGAGAGAGGGTGGGGTGCATAGTAGGGAGGGGCTCCCTCACCCCAGGCAACaggcctctctttcttcttccttcattaTTTCTCTGGTAAGAATTGAACTAAGGCACAAGAGTCAGGAGTGGGGAGCTGTGAGGTCAGAGGTAAGGGAAGGTGAGAGGCTGGGGAAGAAGGCAAGTCAGGATCTAGAGAACTACCTGGGCATGTCAGACGTGAAGAATGGTTCAGGAGTGCTGGAGAAAGGGCCAGGCTTAAAAGAAAGGATCTTCAAGATCTAAGgaggtggagtgtgtgtgtgtgtgtgtgtgtggtgaggggcGCTCATGGGAACTAGAAGAGCCCTGGCAGGTTGGAGAGACAGTGGGGTTTAGGAGTTAAAGGTGAAGCAGGTAGAAGCAACCTGGGCTTTGGGCTTGGCCTTCATGGTGAAGAATGCTCATGGGATCGGAGGGAATGAGGCAGCTGGATGCAGAGGTCGGGTGCTCAGGGTCAAAGCTTTGCTGTTGTGCCCTAGGGGCAGAGTGATGGCAGGAGACTTAAGCCACCTCCTCTTCGGCCTCCTCTTCGAACTCGCCTTCTTCAGCCGTGGCATCCTGGTACTGCTGGTACTCGGACACCAGGTCATTCATATTGCTCTCTGCTTCCGTAAACTCCATCTCGTCCATGCCTTCGCCTGTGTACCAGTGCAGGAAGGCCTTGCGCCTGAACATGGCGGTGAACTGCTCCGAGATGCGCTTAAACAGCTCCTGGATGGCGGTGCTGTTGCCGATGAAGGTGGCTGCCATCTTCAGGCCCCGGGGTGGGATGTCACACACTGCTGTCTTGACATTGTTGGGGATCCACTCAACGAAGTAGCTGCTGTTCTTGCTCTGCACACTTAGCATCTGCTCGTCCACCTCCTTCATGGACATCCGTCCCCGGAAGACAGCAGCCACGGTCAGGTAGCGACCGTGTCTCGGGTCACACGCGGCCATCATGTTTTTAGCATCGAACATCTGTTGGGTCAGCTCAGGAACGGTGAGGGCCCGGTACTGCTGGCTGCCCCTGCTGGTCAAGGGTGCGAATCCTGGCATGAAGAAGTGGAGACGGGGGAACGGCACCATGTTCACAGCTAGCTTGCGTAGATCTGCGTTGAGCTGGCCCGGGAAACGCAGGCAGGTGGTCACTCCACTCATGGTGGCCGACACCAGGTGGTTGAGGTCCCCGTAGGTGGGCGTGGTCAGCTTGAGCGTGCGGAAGCAGATGTCGTACAAGGCCTCGTTGTCGATGCAGTAGGTCTCATCGGTGTTCTCCACCAGCTGATGCACAGACAGCGTGGCATTGTAGGGCTCCACCACCGTGTCAGACACCTTGGGTGATGGCACCACGCTGAATGTATTCATGATCCTGTCTGGGAACTCCTCTCGGATCTTGCTGATGAGCAAGGTCCCCATGCCTGAGCCGGTGCCACCTCCGAGCGAGTGGGTGAGCTGGAAGCCCTGGAGACAGTCGCAGCTTTCTGCCTCTTTGCGCACCACGTCCAGGACTGCATCCACTAACTCCGCACCCTCGGTATAGTGACCTTTGGCCCAGTTGTTGCCTGCTCCGGATTGACCTGGGGAACAGACAGGGTTGAATTCGCAGGCATGGGGAGGGGTGGACTCTACAACCCGTCTGTCCTGCACCCTAGTATCTGAATCATTAGACTAGAAGAATAAGCGTACCTGGCTAGGCTTCATGGATATAGccctgcctggcatgcatgaggtCTAGAGTTCCACCCTTGCCACAATAGAAGTCAGTGTGTTGGCCTCACTCTCATcgcagtactcaggaggtagcaGCTGGAGGACCAGGTATTTAAGACTAGCTACAGTTACATAATGAGTTGGAGGctaacctgtgctacatgagagtTAGTAAATAGTAGTTAACAATGAAAAGACTGGAAGAGTAATGTTAGCAATATTGTTACTTTACTGATTTAATTTACTTTTGGGGACTGTGGTGGttagtcttattttattttattcattcatttattattttaatagttttgttatttttaatagctggatgTGGTACCGTgtacctttaacctcagcactggagaggcagagcacAAGGCTAGCTtgtttacatagtgagacttttgaaaaccaaccaacctaccaaccaaccaacctacctaccaaccaacctaccaacctaccaaccaaccaaccaaccaacctaccaaccaaccaacctacctacctaccaaccaacctaccaacctaccaaccaaccaaccaaccaacctacctaccaaccaaccaaccaaccaaccaacctacctaccaaccaaccaacctacctaccaaccaacctaccaacctaccaaccaaccaaccaaccaacctaccaaccaaccaaccaacctaccaaccaaccaacctacctacctaccaaccaacctaccaacctaccaaccaaccaaccaaccaacctacctaccaaccaaccaaccaaccaaccaacctacctaccaaccaacctacctaccaaccaaccaaccaacctaccaaccaacctaccaaccaaccaacctacctacctatcaaccaacctaccaacctaccaaccaaccaaccaacctacctaccaaccaaccaaccaaccaaccaaccaacctacctaccaagcaaccaaccaacctaccaaccaacctaccaaccaaccaacctacctacctaccaaccaacctaccaacctaccaaccaaccaacctaccaaccaaccaacctacctaccaaccaaccaaccaacctaccaaccaacctaccaaccaaccaacctacctaccaaccaaccaaccaaccaaccaacctacctaccaaccaaccaacctaccaaccaaccaacctacctacctaccaaccaacctaccaacctaccaaccaaccaaccaaccaaccaaccaacctacctaccaaccaactaacctaccaacctaccaaccaactaacctacaaaccaaccaacctaccaacctaccaaccaaccaaccaacctacctaccaaccaaccaaccaaccaaccaaccaaccaacctacctaccaaccaacctaccaacctaccaaccaccaaccaaccaacctaccaacctaccaaccaacctatctacctaccaaccaacctaccaacctaccaaccaacctaccaacctaccaaccaacctacctaccaaccaaccaaccaaccaaccaacctaccaaccagccaaccaacctaccaaccaaccaaccaaccaaccaacctaccaaccaaccaacttacctaccaaccaacctaccaacctaccaaccaacctaccaaccaacctaccaaccaaccaaccaaccaaccaaccgatcaaccaacctaccaaccaacctaccaacctaccaaccaaccaacctacctaccaaccaacataccaacctaccaaccaacctaccaaccaaccaaccaacctaccaacctacctaccaaccaacctaccaacctaccaaccaaccaaccaacctacctacctaccaaccaaccaactgatcaaccaacctaccaacctaccaacctaccaaccaaccaacctaccaaccaaccaaccaaccaacctaccaaccgacctaccaaccaaccaaccaaccaaccaacctacctaccaacctaccaacctaccaaccaaccaaccaaccaaccaaccaacctacctaccaaccaacctaccaaccaaccaaccaaccaaccaacctacctacctaccaaccaaccaacctacctacctaccaaccaaccaacctacctaccaaccaacctacaaacctaccaacctaccaaccaacctacctacctaccaaccaaccaaactacctaccaaccaacctacaaacctaccaacctaccaaccaacctacctacctaccaaccaaccaacctaccaaccaaccaacctacctaccaacctaccaaccaacctacctaccaaccaacctacctacctaccaaccaaccaaactacctaccaacctaccaaccaacctaccaacctaccaaccaaccaacctacctaccaaccaaccaacctacctaccaaccaacctacaaacctaccaacctaccaaccaacctacctacctaccaaccaaccaaactacctaccaacctaccaaccaacctacctaccaaccaacctaccaacctacctaccaaccaacctaccaacctaccaaccaccaaccaaccaaactaccAACCTACTAACCTACCAACccacctaccaaccaaccaaccaaccaaccaatctaccaatgaaccaaccaaccaacctatcaaccaaccaacctaccaaccaatgaaccaaccaaccaacgaaccaacctaccaaccaatgaaccaaccaaccaatgaaccaaccaacctaccaaccaaccaaccaaccaaccaaccaaccaacctatcaaccgaccaacctaccaaccaatgaaccaactaaccaacgaaccaaccaacctaccaacctaccaacctaccaaccaaccaacctacctaccaacctaccaacctaccaaccaccaaccaaccaaccaacctaccaaccaaccaacctaccaaccaatgaaccaaccaaccaacgaaccaacctaccaaccaacctaccaaccaatgaaccaaccaaccaatgaaccaaccaacctaccaaccaaccaaccaaccaaccaaccaacctatcaaccgaccaacctaccaaccaatgaaccaactaaccaacgaaccaaccaacctaccaacctaccaaccaaccaacctacctaccaaccaacctaccaacctaccaaccaccaaccaaccaacctaccaaccaaccaacctaccaaccaatgaaccaaccaaccaacgaaccaacctaccaaccaaccaaccaaccaacctaccaaccaaccaaccaaccaaccaacctatcaaccgaccaacctaccaaccaatggaccaaccaaccaacgaaccaaccaacctaccaacctaccaaccaaccaacctacctaccaaccaacctaccaacctaccaaccaccaaccaaccaacctaccaaccaaccaacctacctaccaaccaaccaaccaatgaaccaaccaaccaacgaaccaaccaaccaacctaccaacctaccaaccaaccaatgaaccaaccaaccaaccaacctaccaaccaacctaccagaCAACCAACCTACAaaccaacgaaccaaccaaccaaccaacctaccaaccaacctaccagccaaccaatgaaccaaccaaccaacgaaccaaccaaccaacctaccaacctacctaccaaccaacctacaaaccaaccaaccaaccaacgaaccaaccaacctaccaacctaccaatcaacctaccaaccaatgaaccaaccaaccaaccaacctatcaACCGACTAACCTaccaaccaatgaaccaaccaaccaacgaaccaaccaaccaacgaaccaacTTACCAACcgacctaccaaccaaccaaccaaccaaccaacctacctaccaacctaccaacctaccaaccaaccaaccaaccaaccaaccaacctacctaccaaccaacctaccaaccaaccaaccaaccaaccaaccaacctacctacctaccaaccaaccaacctacctacctaccaaccaaccaacctacctaccaaccaacctacaaacctaccaacctaccaaccaacctacctacctaccaaccaaccaacctacctaccaaccaacctacaaacctaccaacctaccaaccaacctacctacctaccaaccaaccaacctaccaaccaaccaacctacctaccaacctaccaaccaacctaccaaccaacctacctaccaaccaacctacctacctaccaaccaaccaaactacctaccaacctaccaaccaacctaccaacctaccaaccaaccaacctacctaccaaccaaccaacctacctaccaaccaacctataaacctaccaacctaccaaccaacctacctacctaccaaccaaccaaactacctaccaacctaccaaccaacctacctaccaaccaacctaccaacctacctaccaaccaacctaccaacctaccaaccaccaaccaaccaacctaccaaccaaccaacctaccaacctactaacctaccaaccaacctaccaaccaaccaaccaaccaaccaatctaccaatgaaccaaccaaccaacctatcaaccaaccaacctaccaaccaatgaaccaaccaaccaacgaaccaacctaccaaccaatgaaccaaccaaccaatgaaccaaccaacctaccaaccaaccaaccaaccaaccaaccaacctatcaaccgaccaacctaccaaccaatgaaccaactaaccaacgaaccaaccaacctaccaacctaccaacctaccaaccaaccaacctacctaccaaccaacctaccaacctaccaaccaccaaccaaccaaccaacctaccaaccaaccaacctaccaaccaaccaacctaccaaccaatgaaccaaccaaccaacgaaccaacctaccaaccaacctaccaaccaatgaaccaaccaaccaatgaaccaaccaacctaccaaccaaccaaccaaccaaccaaccaacctatcaaccgaccaacctaccaaccaatgaaccaactaaccaacgaaccaaccaacctaccaacctaccaaccaaccaacctacctaccaaccaacctaccaacctaccaaccaccaaccaaccaacctaccaaccaaccaacctaccaaccaatgaaccaaccaaccaacgaaccaacctaccaaccaaccaaccaacctaccaaccaaccaaccaaccaacctatcaaccgaccaacctaccaaccaatggaccaaccaaccaacgaaccaaccaacctaccaacctaccaaccaaccaacctacctaccaaccaacctaccaacctaccaaccaccaaccaaccaacctaccaaccaaccaacctacctaccaaccaaccaaccaatgaaccaaccaaccaacgaaccaaccaaccaacctaccaacctaccaaccaaccaatgaaccaaccaaccaaccaacctaccaaccaacctaccagcCAACCAACCTACAaaccaacgaaccaaccaaccaaccaacctaccaaccaacctaccagccaacc
Proteins encoded:
- the Tubb4a gene encoding tubulin beta-4A chain, with translation MREIVHLQAGQCGNQIGAKFWEVISDEHGIDPTGTYHGDSDLQLERINVYYNEATGGNYVPRAVLVDLEPGTMDSVRSGPFGQIFRPDNFVFGQSGAGNNWAKGHYTEGAELVDAVLDVVRKEAESCDCLQGFQLTHSLGGGTGSGMGTLLISKIREEFPDRIMNTFSVVPSPKVSDTVVEPYNATLSVHQLVENTDETYCIDNEALYDICFRTLKLTTPTYGDLNHLVSATMSGVTTCLRFPGQLNADLRKLAVNMVPFPRLHFFMPGFAPLTSRGSQQYRALTVPELTQQMFDAKNMMAACDPRHGRYLTVAAVFRGRMSMKEVDEQMLSVQSKNSSYFVEWIPNNVKTAVCDIPPRGLKMAATFIGNSTAIQELFKRISEQFTAMFRRKAFLHWYTGEGMDEMEFTEAESNMNDLVSEYQQYQDATAEEGEFEEEAEEEVA